The following proteins are encoded in a genomic region of Leucoraja erinacea ecotype New England chromosome 23, Leri_hhj_1, whole genome shotgun sequence:
- the LOC129708256 gene encoding baculoviral IAP repeat-containing protein 3-like: MEREEVRENPGQEEAVRGKSESVVCESAGEVGVGKEVYSGEGNGEEEGCQEGGNSGLGDGQEEDGEKRNGEERAGEERAGEERAGEERAGEEREGVEGEGVEGDKGEDRANEKGDGETGDGQEEGNGMDGADGVGDGDEEAEEERGGEKGDGEAGCNQDADSEEIREDQERVGEGGGSHEKGIGEEEGGSLLRCSVVPYESYTDDHPFSVTHSKPGGLKTTRFPGASLDLQHLSTPGTRPSSDHEGRHWQQSLTCTLRSEDGLLRMFQVKGRAPGHYSHLPPHPDLSRAGALWYQADMVDGQLISHLQWLSNEVALPVTSEMEAEEARLRSFGNWPSHATIQPIRLAQAGFFYTGHQDNVRCFHCDGGLRNWELGDDPWMEHAKWFPRCQYLLQVKGIDYINSIQELHSNILESTFISHPLQVFTIDEGTIQGDSEVLGEFFILHPLTTKGHSELSIDEPTAEVKGSDTVSGNAQLPPLMHSTVVQRALQMGFDGCMIEALVNSKYLLTGVQYGSVSELLSDLLEAEEEEGERRQPVTGTTKTIGTFPNPMEKELCSIGQLQSRVNLKSREGSRASNGRREPSAQEQGLSAEEQLRQLKNERTCKVCMDKDVCIVFLPCGHLVVCRECAPNLRRCPICRALIRGSVRAFMS, translated from the exons atggagagagaggaggtgagggagAATCCTGGTCAGGAAGAGGCTGTGAGAGGGAAGAGTGAAAGTGTGGTGTGTGAAAGCGCTGGGGAGGTGGGAGTTGGCAAGGAAGTATATAGTGGGGAGGGCAATGGCGAAGAGGAGGGTTGTCAAGAGGGGGGGAATAGCGGGTTGGGGGATGGCCAGGAGGAGGATGGTGAGAAGCGTAATGGAGAGGAGCGGGCCGGTGAGGAGCGGGCCGGTGAGGAGCGGGCCGGTGAGGAGCGGgccggtgaggagagggagggtgtggagggggagggtgtggagggggatAAGGGCGAGGACAGGGCCAATGAGAAGGGGGATGGTGAGACAGGAGACGGTCAGGaggaggggaatggcatggatGGGGCTGATGGGGTGGGAGATGGCGACGAGGAggcagaagaggagaggggaggtgagaaggGGGACGGCGAGGCCGGTTGCAATCAGGATGCGGATAGTGAGGAGATCAGAGAAGATCAGGAAAGGGTCGGTGAGGGGGGAGGCAGTCACGAGAAAGGAATAGgcgaggaggaggggggcagCCTCCTGAGGTGTAGTGTAGTTCCCTATGAGTCCTACACAGATGACCATCCTTTCTCAGTGACCCACAGCAAGCCAGGCGGTTTGAAGACAACTAGGTTTCCTGGGGCATCGCTGGATCTGCAACATCTCAGCACTCCCGGGACCCGGCCTTCATCCGACCATGAAGGCCGTCACTGGCAGCAATCGCTGACCTGCACACTCAGGTCAGAAGACGGGTTACTGAGGATGTTCCAGGTGAAGGGCAGAGCACCTGGGCATTACTCCCATCTACCACCCCACCCTGACCTCAGCAGGGCTGGGGCATTGTGGTACCAGGCCGATATGGTTGACGGGCAACTCATCAGCCACCTCCAGTGGCTGAGCAACGAGGTGGCACTGCCTGTCACTTCAGAGATGGAGGCAGAAGAGGCAAGACTGAGGAGCTTCGGGAACTGGCCATCCCACGCCACCATTCAGCCAATCCGTCTGGCCCAGGCAGGCTTCTTCTACACAG GTCACCAAGACAACGTAAGGTGTTTCCATTGCGATGGAGGACTCCGAAACTGGGAGCTGGGCGATGACCCGTGGATGGAGCACGCAAAATGGTTCCCTCG CTGCCAATACTTACTCCAGGTGAAAGGGATCGATTATATTAACAGCATCCAGGAGTTGCACTCCAATATCTTGGAGTCAACG tttatcagccaccctcttcaggtgttcacAATAGATGAGGGTACGATCCAAGGTGACTCCGAGgtacttggggaattcttcattcttcacccGCTTACCACAAAAGGACACTCGGAGCTTTCCATTGACGAGCCGACTGCTGAGGTGAAAGGCAGTGACA CAGTAAGTGGAAATGCGCAGCTGCCTCCTCTCATGCACTCCACCGTAGTTCAGAGGGCCCTGCAGATGGGGTTTGATGGCTGTATGATAGAGGCCCTGGTAAACAGCAAGTACCTGTTAACTGGGGTACAGTACGGCTCAGTCAGTGAATTACTCTCAGACCTACTAGAAGCTGAGGAGGAAGAAGGAGAAAGGAGACAACCAGTAACAGGTACAACCAAAACCATTGGTACTTTTCCTAACCCAATGGAGAAAGAGTTATGCTCTATAGGTCAGTTACAGTCGCGG GTTAACCTGAAGTCAAGAGAAGGCAGCCGTGCTTCTAATGGAAGGAGAGAGCCGTCAGCTCAGGAGCAAG GTTTGAGTGCTGAAGAACAACTCCGCCAGCTGAAGAATGAACGCACCTGTAAAGTGTGCATGGACAAAGATGTCTGCATTGTCTTTTTACCTTGCGGACATCTGGTGGTGTGCAGAGAATGCGCTCCAAACCTCCGGAGATGTCCCATCTGTCGAGCTCTCATTAGAGGAAGTGTGAGGGCCTTCATGTCCTAA